The Flammeovirga pectinis genomic interval CAAGCTCGTTTATTAAGAGTTTTAGAAAATAAAGAATTTATAAGAGTTGGTTCCTCTAAGGTTTTAAAAACCGATGTACGTGTTGTTGCTGCAACAAATGTCAATCTTTTAAAAAATGTACAAAAAGGTAAGTTCAGAGAAGATCTTTATTACCGCTTAAATACTGTACCGATTAATGTACCTCCTTTAAGAGAAAGAGGTAATGATATCGAATTATTATTTAGAAAATTTGCTACAGATTTTGCAGAACAATATCATGTAAAACCTTTGGCACTTACTCCAGAGGCAAAACAGATACTCGTAAATTTTGCATTCCCAGGTAACATTCGTCAATTAAAAAATCTAGCTGAACAGATGTCTGCTTTAGAACTAGATAGATTAGTAACTGGCGACACAATGAAACGTTACTTACCCCAAGTTAACAATCAATTGTTAGTGATGGATAACGACGACAAGTCATTAAACGAAAGAGACTTACTTTATAAAGTTCTTTTTGATATGCGTCAGGATATGAACGACCTCAAGAAAATTGTTATTCAATTAGCACAAGGGAAGAAAAATGCAAGCACTGTTTTAGCAGAAAATTCGAAGCTTTTTAGTAGTGTTATGGATGATATTCCAACTTCTACAGAAACAGCTATTACTGTACGCCCTTCTCAGCAACCAACAAGTTATAATTTTGATTCACCAGCAGAGCCTTCTATAAATAATGACAACCCTGTTATTATCACTAATAAGGACACTGATAATTACGGTAACAACACCTACGATTTAGATAAAGTAGTTGAAGTAAAACCTGAGGAAGAATCTTTATCTATTGAGAAGAAAGAGAAAGAATTAATTATTAAGGCTTTACAGAAAAATAATAATAAAAGAAAGTATGCAGCTCAAGATCTTGGTATCTCGGAACGCACTTTATATCGAAAAATTAAACAATACGAACTTGATGAATAATATTAATAGTTGGGTAACAAAACTTATTGTGTTACCTCTACTTCTACTTTCAGCCTGTACAGGAGTACGTTTTACATTTTCGGGTGTTAATATTGACCCTAATATTAAAACATTTTCTGTAGAGCCCTATACAAATGAAGCTTCAGATGGTCCATCAACAATGGCTTTTACATTTACAGATGAACTTACGCAGTACATTCTTAGAAATACAAGTTTAACTGCCGCACCTCAAGGTTTAAAAGGTGACATTGAATTTAGTGGAGCTGTTACTGGCTATAGAGTCACTCCAATTTCTCCTGGCGGAGGTGAACAACAACAAACAGAACAACAGCGTCTTACAATCACAGTAAAAACGAACTTTATAAATAATTTTGATGATGAGAAAAGTTTTGACAAAGGTTTTTCATTTTTCTATGATTTCCCAGGTAGTCAAAATGTTCAAGATGTGGAATCTCAAGCAATTGAAGTTATCTTTGATCAAATAATAACTGACACATTCCAAGAAGCTTTAGCTGATTGGTAAAAGAAAACCATTATATTTGGATATAGAAATTATAATTCTTAATTTCTTATCCAAATGTATGACTTATCCCCTATTACTTCGATCTTACTACTAAAGTGAATATACACATCAACACTTGGTTACGGAATCCTTCAAATGTGTCTGAAAAAGATACTGAAGAGATACAAAAAGCAATTGAAAAATATCCATATTTTTCAGCGCTAAGAGTTTTACTTGCAAAAGCCAACGATGGCGAGGATGAATACGTAAAAAGTGCTGCTGCTTATGTTTCACATAGACCTTCTTTGCAAACTTTTTTAAACACTACTTTTGATAGTAATGTAAATCTACCTACAACATCTGAAATAGATTTTGAAGAAAATGATTTAGAAACTATTGATTTATTGTCTAATGATGTAATTAAAGAAGTTCCAATAGTTGAAGATGAGATTATAGAAGAAGAAGTGCAGACTGAAGCTCTTGTTGAAGAAACTTCTCATCTTGAAGAGATAAATACGACTATTATAGATAATTCTGATTTAGAAGAGAAAATACTTCACGATTTAGAAGAAAGCAGTAATAATCCAGTCGAAGAAGAATCTGTAGTTTCTACAAGTATTGCTGATGAAATTCTAGCTGAATTAGCCAAAATTTCTCAAGGTATCGACTTAGAAGAAGAAACTACAAATACTATAGAAGAGAAAAGCACAGAAAGTGAAAACTTAGAAATAAATCATTCAATTTCTACGCCTTCTAACGATAGTAAAAGTGAAAGTGATCTAATGAGCTCTGATGAAATGTTAAATCGTTTCAAAGGCTTTTTAGAGACTAAAAATAAGCCCGAAGAGGATATTTTAGATGAGCTATCAAAAGAAGAAGATATCGATACCGATATTTTAGCTTTTGGCGACAAGGAAAACCTAGAACTCAATCCTATTGATGGAGAATTCCCAATTTATAATATTGAATTGGCAGATGAAACCACTAACGAGAGCGATTATATCAAGAGCACTGAAAAAATGGATGATTTAAATATTATCGATTTCAATCAATTTGCTCCAAATACTTCTCAAACTACCTCCCATCAAAAAGAGATAATTGACAAGTTTATTTCGGACTCTCCAGGCATTCCATCTCAAACAAAAAATAATTCTAACGAAGAAAAGAGTACAATTGACCTTTCTGAAAGCTCAACACAGCCTTTTTCTTCTCCGCAAACAGAGAGTTTTGCTAAATTATTGGAAAAACAAGGTAAAAAAGAGGAGGCGATATCAATTTATCAACATCTTATCTTGAAAAATCCAAATAAAGCTAGTTTCTTTGCAGAACGGATTGAATTCTTGAAACAGAATTGATTTAACAAGCATAATATTTTAATACGATGATGTACTTTTTTATAATCCTGATTATTATAATCGCTGTTCTACTAATTTTAGTAGTATTGGCTCAGGATTCAAAAGGTGGTGGTCTTACAGGTGACATGGGCGCTGCAAGTAGTTCAATGATGGGTGCAAGAAGAGCATCTTCATGGATTGAAAACGCGACATGGATCTTGATTATTTCATTAGCCGTACTTTCAATTGGAGTAAACGTTTTTATTCCTAATGACAAGGCTGCTAATGTTCAAACTTCTTCGAGTATCGAAAGTGCTCAAGAAATGCCTGCCCCTACAACTCTACCAGCACAAGAAACTCCAGCAGAAACTGCTCCGGCACCTGCTGATGCTGAATAGTCAAATTTTATATTTGATAAAAAAGCCATCTAATTTATAATTAGATGGTTTTTTTATGCCTGGTTAAATATATGGGACAATAAAAAAGGTGTTTCAAAAGTTTTACCTTTCAAAACACCTTCTTATTATTTTATCAAATAGATATTACATATTCAATGCTCTATCATCTGTAGCTGCCAAGCATGCTTCTTTGATAGCTTCAGAATACGTTGGATGTGCGTGAGACATTCTAGATATATCTTCAGCAGAAGCTCTAAATTCCATCGCTACAACTCCTTCAGATATCATATCAGCAGCACGTGGCCCAATAATATGCATACCTAAAATCTCATCTGTTTCTTTATCTGCAAGTACTTTTACTAAGCCATCAATATCCATAGATGCTCTTGCTCTTCCAGATGCTCTAAATGGGAAAGAACCCGCTTTATATGCTCTCTTAGATTCTTTAAGTTCTTGTTCAGTATAACCAACAGATGCAACTTCTGGCCATGTATAAACAACACCAGGAATCAATTTATAATTGATATGTGGTTTTTGTCCATTCATGTGTTCTGCTACATAAACACCTTCTTCTTCTGCCTTATGTGCTAACATTGCTCCTTTAACAACATCACCAATTGCGTAAACGCCTTCTACAGAAGTTTCTAAATGATCATTTACATCTATACGTCCTCTTTCATCCATTTTACCACCAATAGCTTCAAAATTAAGCTTATCAGTATATGGACGACGACCAATTGAAACTAAACAGTAATCCCCTTTAATTTCAATTTCTTTTCCTTTTTTATCCGTTGCTTTTACAACAACTTCTTCGCCTTCAACTTTAACAGATTCTACTTTAGTTTTTAAGTTAAACTTAAAACCTTCTTTCTTAAGTACTTTCTGCATTTCTTTTCCTAAAGAAACATCCATTGTAGGAATTAAAGCATCTGCGTATTCTACTACTGTAACTTCAGCGCCTAAACGAGCATATACAGAACCTAATTCTAACCCAATTACACCGCCACCAATTACGATAAGATGTTTAGGAATTTCTTTAAGTTCTAAAGCTTCAGTAGAAGTAATAACTCTTTTCTTATCAAACTCTATAAAAGGCAACATTACTGGCTTAGAACCTGTAGCAATTATTACTTTTTTAGAATTAATAATTTTTGATTCTTTTCCTTCAATTTTGATTGTATTTTTATCTACAAAAGAACCAAAACCTTCAAGAACGTCAATTTTATTTTTTTTCATTAAAAAGGCAATACCATCTGTAGTCTGCTTAACTACCTCGCCTTTTCTACCAATCATTTTACCAAAATCAATCTTAGGAGTTTCTACCTCTAAACCATGATCTGCAAAACGGTGTATTGCTTGATGGTATAATTCCGAAGAATCAAGTAATGCTTTTGAAGGAATACATCCAACATTTAAACATGTACCACCTAGTGTTGAATATTTTTCGATTAAGGCTACTTTCATTCCAAGTTGAGAAGCACGAATTGCTGCTATATATCCACCAGGACCTGAACCAATTACTGTTAAATCGTAAGTCATAATTATCCTTAAAAAGGGTTTTTTATGGAAAAAGGAATGTTGAAAATTTAACCCTCCAACATCCCTTTAATTTGTTTGTTTATATAAAGAGATTAATTTTAAACGATTAAACGTCTAATAATAATCTGATTGGATCTTCAAGAAGTTCTTTCACTCGTTTCAAGAAACTTACTGATTCACGACCATCAATAATACGGTGATCATAAGAAAGAGCAACATACATGATTGGACGAATATGAACCTCACCATTAATAGCTACTGGACGTTCTACGATATTATGCATACCTAAGATAGCCGATTGTGGAGCATTAATAATTGGTGTTGACAACATCGATCCAAATACACCACCATTTGTAATAGTAAATGTACCTCCTTCCATTTCTGGAATAGTCAGTTTGTTATCACGAGCTTTAAGTGCTAATCTTCTCACTTCTTTCTCGATTGCTGCTAAGCTTAAAGATTCAGCATTTCTGATTACAGGAACAACTAACCCTTTAGGTGCAGACACAGCAATAGAAATATCAGCATAATCATTATATACTAATTGATTTCCATCAATAAATGCATTTACTGCAGGCCACTCTTGTAATGCTACAGTTACTGCTTTTGTAAAGAATGACATGAAACCTAATCCAATTTCATGCTTGTCTTTAAACATTTCTTTGTATTTCTTACGAAGGTCCATTACTGGCTTCATATCTACCTCGTTAAAGGTAGTTAACATAGCTGTTTCATTCTTCACAGAAACTAAACGACGAGCAACAGTCTTACGTAAAGCCGTCATTTTCTCTCTTCGTTGAGCTCTTTCACCTGCAACAGGAGCCGGAGCAGAAGGAGCTGCCGTTTCTTTCTTAGCTTTTGATGGTGCAGGAGCTGCTACTTTTTGTGCTTTTTCTGCATCTTCTTTTGTAATACGCCCATCAACGCCAGTACCTTTTACAGTAGCAACATCAATACCTTTTTCTGCTAATATTTTAGCTGCCGCTGGAGACGCATGTCCAGTTGCATAAGTTTTGTCTGATGAAGTTGAGGCTGCACTTGTTGCTTCTACTGCAGGAGTAGCAGCAGCTTGAGGCGCACCACCTTCCATTACTTCAATTTTACAAATTGGAGCACCGATTTCTAAAGTCTCATCTTCTTGAGCAATGATTCTTAAGATACCAGACTCTTCAGCTGTCAATTCAAATGTAGCTTTATCAGATTCAATTTCGCAAAGTAGATCATCTAACTCAACAAAATCTCCATCTTCTTTTGCCCAAGATGCAATTGTTACCTCAGTGATAGATTCACCTACTGTAGGAACAACCATTTCAAGAACTTGACCAGTTGCTTTTGGACTTTCTGAGGGAGCAGATACCGTTGGTTCTGCTACTGTAGAAGAAGCTGCTTTCTTAGGAGCTCCCTCACCTTCTTCAATTGTACAAAGCAATGCACCAATTTCTAATACTGCATCTTCTTGTGCTTCTGGAGATATTTTTAATATCCCGTCACTTTCAGCAACTAACTCGAAAGTAGCTTTGTCAGATTCAAGTTCACAAAGCACATCATCTAATTCAACTGCTTCTCCATCTTCCTTTAACCATCTTGCGACAGTTACTTCAGTGATAGATTCACCGACAGCTGGAACATTCATTTGTAAGCTCATAGTTTTATATTTTTTGCGATAGTTAATCGCTAGAGTTCTAGACTAATTTCTTTTTGAATTTATAATGAGGGATACCTACTTCTTCAAATAAATCACCTACTTTTTCGTAGTTTAATTTATTATAGAATTTCTCCGCTACTTCTCTTGCATGTAATGTCATTGTTTCAAATCCATTATCAAATGCAAAAATTTCGCTAAACTGAACCATCAAAGAGCCCAAACCTTTACCTCTCTGATCATCCCTCACGGCAACTTGTCTCATTTTAATTTCCTGAGGAGAAATTGGTTTTAATACTAGGCAAGCAACAACCTCATCAGAATCATTCATAGCTACTAAATGATAGCTATCAAACTCTTCTGACAATTCTTCTTCTGAAAATTCTAAGCCAAGGGGTTTACGTAAAACATCGCTACGTAAATTAACCGCCAATTTGTGCTCAGGTGAATTAAAGGTTACTTCTTTGATAATCATAACAGTTCTTTTATTATAAGTCCTCTTTATCGAACGCTACAGAAACGATTCTTTCCAATTCAGTTTTATGAACCTTAGGGAAACCTGTTGCTGGAGATGCACTTGGTTTACGAGAAACCAACTTCATCTTAATCAACTCTTCTTCGTTTCTAAACGATCTCATGATAAACGTCCAATATCCCATGTTAACAGGTTCTTCTTGTACCCATTTCAATGATTTACGGTTCGAATATCTTTTCAAAATTTTATTTACTTTCTTCTCAGGGAAAGGATGGATTTGTTCTACACGAATGATAGCAACATCATCTCTATTTTCCTTTTCCTTACGTTCTAAAAGATCATAATAGATTTTACCAGTACACATAAGTACTTTTTCTACTTTCTTAGGATCTTTTACAAGTACATCATCATATACTTCTTCAAATTTACCTTTAGTGAAATCTGCTTCTGGAGATATACACTTAGGGTGACGAAGCATAGATTTTGGTGTCATTACAATTAATGGCTTTCTAAAATCCCAAGTTAACTGTCTTCTAATTGCATGGAAGAAGTTAGCTGGAGTTGTAAAATTACCCACTACAATATTGTGCTGAGCTGCCAATTGTAAATATCTTTCAGGACGAGCGTTTGAATGCTCAGGTCCTTGACCTTCATAACCGTGTGGAAGTAACATTACTAACCCGTTACTTCTACCCCATTTACTTTCCCCAGATGTGATAAACTGGTCAATTGTTGTCTGTGCACCATTAGAGAAATCTCCAAATTGAGCTTCCCATATCGTTAAAGCACTAGGGTTTGCCATAGCATAGCCATATTCAAAACCTAAAACGCCATATTCAGACAATAATGAATTGTAAATGTAAAATGGTCCTTGAAGTTTACTAATATGTTGTAAACTGTTGTATTTCTCGTTTGTCTCTGCATCATTTAAGACTGCATGTCTATGAGAGAAAGTACCACGTTGAACATCTTGTCCTGACAATCGAACAATATTACCATCCAATAACACCGAACCGTAAGCTAATAGTTCTGCTGCAGCCCAATTAAATATCTTCTTATCGAAGAACATTTCTTTACGCTCAGTAATTAACTTATCAATTTGCTTAAGAGGTTTAAAACCCTCTGGTACAGTTGTTAAAGCATGCCCTACTGCCTCAATTGTTGTTTTAGAGATTGAAGAATCTGGAGATTCATCAAAATCTGCTTCCTTACCACGTTTTAATTGTTTCCATTGGATTTCCAATTCTTGTGGTCTATAAGGAAGTGGGTGTTGTCTAATCTCATTTAAACGATCTTGCAATAAGCGACGGAATTCTTTATCCATTTGCTTAGCAAGTTGAGCATCAAATTCACCTTTTTCTACTAATTTCTTGAAGAAAATTTCGCGAGGGTTCTGATGTTTCGCAATGATATTATATAACTTTGGCTGAGTGAATTTTGGCTCATCTGCTTCGTTGTGTCCGTGACGACGGTAACATACCATATCAACAAAGATATCTCTGTTATAACGTTGTCTAAACTCAACTGCCAATTTCATAGCATAAGCTACTTCTTCTGGGTGATCTCCGTTTACGTGTAATACTGGCGACTCAATTAACTGAGAAACGTCGGTACAATAAATCGAAGAACGAGCATCATCAAAGTCAGTTGTAAATCCAACTTGGTTATTAATTACGAAGTGGATAGTACCACCTACACCGTAACCTTCCAAGTTCGACATTTGTACTGTTTCATAAACAATACCTTGACCAGCAATTGCTGCATCACCATGTATTAAGATTGGTAGAATACGTTTTGGATCATTGTCGTAAATTGAATCTACCTTTGCTCTTACAACACCTAAAACTACAGGATCAACTGCTTCTAAGTGAGAAGGGTTTGGAGATAAATCAAGACGTACTTTCTTACCGTTGTGTGTTTCTATTTGAGATGAGAATCCTAAGTGATATTTTACATCACCATCTCCCATTGTTTCATCGGGAACTGCCTGTCCTTCAAATTCATTGAAAACTTCTTCATAAGTTTTACCCATCACGTTCGTCAATACATTTAGACGACCACGGTGTGCCATACCTATAACTACTTCTTCAACTCCTAATTCAGCACCTGTGAAAATTGCAGTATCTAATGCTACGATAGATGATTCACCACCTTCTAAAGAGAATCTCTTCTGACCTACAAATTTTGTATGCAAGAAGTTTTCAAATACTACAGCTTCATTCAGTTTACCTAGTATTCTCTTTTTGTCTTCAGGAGAAAAATCATGAGCAGGGTACTCATTTTCGATTTTATCTTGAATCCATGATAATACTTCAGGTTCACGGATTGACATAAATTCAAAACCGATGTGACCGAAATAAATTTGTTTTAATCTAGCTAGAATATCTTTTAGCGTTGCAGATCCCATTCCTAAATAAGAACCTGCTGAGAAAGTTGTTGATAGATCTGCGGTAGATAAACCGAAATCTTCTAATTCTAAACGAGCATGTCTGTCTTTACGTTTACGAACAGGGTTCGTATCAGATAATAAGTGAGCTCTTGATCTAAACGCGTTGATCAATTGTCTTACTGCAACTTCTTTTTGTAACATTTCTTCCGAAATACCACCAGTTACAGGCTTGCTTGTTCCGTTTGAGTTTGTTTTAGCATCTAACTCAGGGTTTTCTCCGAATTTTTCTAATGAAAATTCAAACCCCTCAAAAAATCGTTTCCATGATTCGTCAATTGAATCTGGATCTTGCTTGAATGCCTCGTACATTTGTTCAATGTAGTCGCCATGAGCGTTTGCGATGTAGGAATATTTGTCCATGTGTTTGTTGAGGTTATATACTTGCACCTAGACAAACTTAACAAAAGTATTTAATATATTATATTTGTATACACAAATAAGCAAATACATGAATTATATTTCACTTTTAAGCAACTAGTATAAATGAAATAGCTAATGATTTGAAATTTAATCAAAAACAGCCTTGAAACATTAACAAACGCTTAAAAATAGAGATGGAAAGGTTATTTATAGTAAGTAATCTTTACAAGGTGTAGTATTAAATTCTTCAATTTTAATTTTTTATTTCTATAACTTTTATATATTTATAATGATTAAAAATATATACACCTTAAAAATTCGCTTTTAAATACTGCATGAAACTATACTTATTGCTACTATTCATTTTTTCTCCAATTATATTATTCTCTCAAAATTCTGGTACTGAAAGAAGAACAATTCTAGAAAACCACATTTTAAGAGTTGGTGTGAGAGAGGACCCTCCCTTTGTTATTAAAGGGATAGATGGAACTTTTTATGGGTTAAGTATAGATTTATGGCACATGGTTGCTGAAGATTTACATTTAGTATATGAGTTTGTTGAATACGAACATATGCCTGGTTTAATTTTAGGTTTATCTAGAAGACAAATTGATATTTCAGCTAATCCAATGCCTGTAAGTAGTACAAGGATAAGACAACTTGATGTCACCTACCCTTTCATGACTACCTCCTTAGGTGTTGTTGTTCTTAAAGACAAACAAGATCAATTGACTATCTTCTTTTCTAACCTATTTTCGGTTGGTTTCATGAAACTTCTTTTCACTTTAGTTATTATTGTTTGCCTTTTTGGTACTCTAGTATGGTGGGTTGAAAAAAAGTATAATGCGAAAGATTTTAGGGATGGAATTGAAGGGATAATGGATGGTATATGGTGGTCAACAGTTACAATTACAACGGTTGGTTACGGTGACAAAACACCCAAAACAACGATAGGAAGAGTTATTTCTATGGTTTGGATGTTTGTAGCCATTAGTTTAATATCTAGCTTTACAGCAACTATTACTTCTACTTTGACATTAAATCAATTAGAAGCTAAAATAAAATCTGTTAGCGAATTAAGAAAAATGAAGGGTAACATAGGCGTTACTGCACATTCTGGCGCTGAAAGCTACCTATTAAAACATCAAATAAATCCATCAACTTTTTCTAACCCTAATGAAGGGCTTTTAGCTTTAGAGAGTGGGAAAATTGTAGCTTTTGTTCATGATAAACCCATAATGCGTTATCTTATTAAAGAACGAAATGGAGAAGATTTATTTGAAATATCACAAGCTAATTTCAAACAGAATTATTATTCCTTTTTTATGCCTAGAAATAGTAAACTATATAAGAAAATCAACTCAGAAATAGTTGATAACATTGATAAAGATTCTTGGCATAGACTTCTTAAAAAATACAATATGGATGAGATCAATTAACACAACTGCTCAAAAACGATTCGGAACAAATGGAGAAAATATTGCATCAAAATACTTGATTGATAAAGGTTACACCCTTTTAAAAAGAAATTACAAGTACAGCTATAACGAGATTGATATTATTTGTAAAAAAGATCGATTTCTAGTTTTTGTTGAAGTAAAAACTAGATCTTCAAATGACTTTGGATTCCCTGAAAATCACGTTTCTAAAAAACAGATCAATAATATAACAAATGCGGCTATTCATTACATGGAAACTAATAATAACTCAAATTATTTAGTTAGATATGACATCATTAGTATTACCTATACATCAAATACAATTGATATAAAACATATTGAAGATGCTTTTTATTAATTGTATAAATCACAACGTAAATTTATTCTTATGCTCAAAAAAACCACTTATTTCTGCGTATTTGTTTTCCTATTTCTTTTATCAAACTACGGGTTATGTCAAGAAAGGAAAGTTAAAATTATTACCGTTGTTGAAACTACCAAAAACAGCACAGGCAGGTCTAAAATGATTGAAGTAACCTCCATACGAAATTCAGAAGATTTTACCACTACAAGGACAGAAGGTAAAGACACAAAGCAAAAAGACATTAATAGAAGTGATGCAAAAGTGGATAACTTACAGGAAACAAAGTTATTAAATATAGTTAATGCAGGAGGAGTACAATATAGAAATGTAGCTTCTAACGATGCAATTGTTGCTTCTAGAGTAGCTGAGTTACTAACTGAAGGATGGGAATTAAAATCTGTTGTTTCTAGTATGGAGAATAAATCTACTTCTTTTCAGATGACACGATATATATTTATTCAGTAACAAAAAAGAGTCCTTTCAACTTAATGGAAGGACTCTCTTTTTATTTAAAATTATTTATGCATTGATAGCATTATCTTTTACAGCACCTTCTTTTATTGCTTCCACAATAGAAGGGTCTAATAAAGTAGAAATATCTCCGAAATTATCCGTTTGACCTTCTCCTATTTTCCTTAAAATTCTTCTCATAATTTTACCTGATCTTGTTTTTGGAAGACCACGTACAATTTGAACTTTATCAGGACGAGCAATCTTACCGATTTTATCAATTACTACTTCTAAAATCTGTTCTTTCAATTCTAATATTGTGCTTACTTCTAATTCTGCAGAATCACAGACAACGTAAGCATAGATACCTTGTCCTTTAATATCGTGAGGATACCCAACAACAGCAGATTCAATAACAGCACTATGCATATTAATTGCATTTTCAACTTCTGCAGTTCCTAATCTATGTCCAGACACGTTCATAACATCATCTACACGACCAAGAATTCT includes:
- the odhB gene encoding 2-oxoglutarate dehydrogenase complex dihydrolipoyllysine-residue succinyltransferase, with the protein product MSLQMNVPAVGESITEVTVARWLKEDGEAVELDDVLCELESDKATFELVAESDGILKISPEAQEDAVLEIGALLCTIEEGEGAPKKAASSTVAEPTVSAPSESPKATGQVLEMVVPTVGESITEVTIASWAKEDGDFVELDDLLCEIESDKATFELTAEESGILRIIAQEDETLEIGAPICKIEVMEGGAPQAAATPAVEATSAASTSSDKTYATGHASPAAAKILAEKGIDVATVKGTGVDGRITKEDAEKAQKVAAPAPSKAKKETAAPSAPAPVAGERAQRREKMTALRKTVARRLVSVKNETAMLTTFNEVDMKPVMDLRKKYKEMFKDKHEIGLGFMSFFTKAVTVALQEWPAVNAFIDGNQLVYNDYADISIAVSAPKGLVVPVIRNAESLSLAAIEKEVRRLALKARDNKLTIPEMEGGTFTITNGGVFGSMLSTPIINAPQSAILGMHNIVERPVAINGEVHIRPIMYVALSYDHRIIDGRESVSFLKRVKELLEDPIRLLLDV
- a CDS encoding sigma-54 interaction domain-containing protein gives rise to the protein MENREILSIKQRFGIIGNAPSLNHAIQVAIQVAATDLTVMITGESGSGKESFSKIIHQLSSRKHGKFIAINCGAIPEGTIDSELFGHEKGSFTGANEARKGYFEVTDGGTIFLDEIGEMPIETQARLLRVLENKEFIRVGSSKVLKTDVRVVAATNVNLLKNVQKGKFREDLYYRLNTVPINVPPLRERGNDIELLFRKFATDFAEQYHVKPLALTPEAKQILVNFAFPGNIRQLKNLAEQMSALELDRLVTGDTMKRYLPQVNNQLLVMDNDDKSLNERDLLYKVLFDMRQDMNDLKKIVIQLAQGKKNASTVLAENSKLFSSVMDDIPTSTETAITVRPSQQPTSYNFDSPAEPSINNDNPVIITNKDTDNYGNNTYDLDKVVEVKPEEESLSIEKKEKELIIKALQKNNNKRKYAAQDLGISERTLYRKIKQYELDE
- the lptE gene encoding LPS assembly lipoprotein LptE, whose amino-acid sequence is MNNINSWVTKLIVLPLLLLSACTGVRFTFSGVNIDPNIKTFSVEPYTNEASDGPSTMAFTFTDELTQYILRNTSLTAAPQGLKGDIEFSGAVTGYRVTPISPGGGEQQQTEQQRLTITVKTNFINNFDDEKSFDKGFSFFYDFPGSQNVQDVESQAIEVIFDQIITDTFQEALADW
- a CDS encoding 2-oxoglutarate dehydrogenase E1 component; amino-acid sequence: MDKYSYIANAHGDYIEQMYEAFKQDPDSIDESWKRFFEGFEFSLEKFGENPELDAKTNSNGTSKPVTGGISEEMLQKEVAVRQLINAFRSRAHLLSDTNPVRKRKDRHARLELEDFGLSTADLSTTFSAGSYLGMGSATLKDILARLKQIYFGHIGFEFMSIREPEVLSWIQDKIENEYPAHDFSPEDKKRILGKLNEAVVFENFLHTKFVGQKRFSLEGGESSIVALDTAIFTGAELGVEEVVIGMAHRGRLNVLTNVMGKTYEEVFNEFEGQAVPDETMGDGDVKYHLGFSSQIETHNGKKVRLDLSPNPSHLEAVDPVVLGVVRAKVDSIYDNDPKRILPILIHGDAAIAGQGIVYETVQMSNLEGYGVGGTIHFVINNQVGFTTDFDDARSSIYCTDVSQLIESPVLHVNGDHPEEVAYAMKLAVEFRQRYNRDIFVDMVCYRRHGHNEADEPKFTQPKLYNIIAKHQNPREIFFKKLVEKGEFDAQLAKQMDKEFRRLLQDRLNEIRQHPLPYRPQELEIQWKQLKRGKEADFDESPDSSISKTTIEAVGHALTTVPEGFKPLKQIDKLITERKEMFFDKKIFNWAAAELLAYGSVLLDGNIVRLSGQDVQRGTFSHRHAVLNDAETNEKYNSLQHISKLQGPFYIYNSLLSEYGVLGFEYGYAMANPSALTIWEAQFGDFSNGAQTTIDQFITSGESKWGRSNGLVMLLPHGYEGQGPEHSNARPERYLQLAAQHNIVVGNFTTPANFFHAIRRQLTWDFRKPLIVMTPKSMLRHPKCISPEADFTKGKFEEVYDDVLVKDPKKVEKVLMCTGKIYYDLLERKEKENRDDVAIIRVEQIHPFPEKKVNKILKRYSNRKSLKWVQEEPVNMGYWTFIMRSFRNEEELIKMKLVSRKPSASPATGFPKVHKTELERIVSVAFDKEDL
- the secG gene encoding preprotein translocase subunit SecG — protein: MYFFIILIIIIAVLLILVVLAQDSKGGGLTGDMGAASSSMMGARRASSWIENATWILIISLAVLSIGVNVFIPNDKAANVQTSSSIESAQEMPAPTTLPAQETPAETAPAPADAE
- a CDS encoding GNAT family N-acetyltransferase, encoding MIIKEVTFNSPEHKLAVNLRSDVLRKPLGLEFSEEELSEEFDSYHLVAMNDSDEVVACLVLKPISPQEIKMRQVAVRDDQRGKGLGSLMVQFSEIFAFDNGFETMTLHAREVAEKFYNKLNYEKVGDLFEEVGIPHYKFKKKLV
- the lpdA gene encoding dihydrolipoyl dehydrogenase, with the protein product MTYDLTVIGSGPGGYIAAIRASQLGMKVALIEKYSTLGGTCLNVGCIPSKALLDSSELYHQAIHRFADHGLEVETPKIDFGKMIGRKGEVVKQTTDGIAFLMKKNKIDVLEGFGSFVDKNTIKIEGKESKIINSKKVIIATGSKPVMLPFIEFDKKRVITSTEALELKEIPKHLIVIGGGVIGLELGSVYARLGAEVTVVEYADALIPTMDVSLGKEMQKVLKKEGFKFNLKTKVESVKVEGEEVVVKATDKKGKEIEIKGDYCLVSIGRRPYTDKLNFEAIGGKMDERGRIDVNDHLETSVEGVYAIGDVVKGAMLAHKAEEEGVYVAEHMNGQKPHINYKLIPGVVYTWPEVASVGYTEQELKESKRAYKAGSFPFRASGRARASMDIDGLVKVLADKETDEILGMHIIGPRAADMISEGVVAMEFRASAEDISRMSHAHPTYSEAIKEACLAATDDRALNM